The segment GCTAGGCGGGCCGGCCCGACCCGCCCGGACGGCGCGCCGGACGGGGGAGGACCCCGTCTGACAAGCGCGGTCCGACGCCGGTACGCTCGGGCACGATGAACACCAAGGCTGCTGAGGAGCTGCCGGCGGTCTCCGTGATCATGCCGGTGCTCAACGAGGAACGTCACCTGCGCACCGCCGTCCGCCGCATCCTGGAGCAGGAGTACGCCGGTGAGCTGGAGGTGGTGATCGCCCTGGGCCCGTCCGCGGACCGGACCGACGCGATCGCCGCCGAACTCGCCGCCGAGGACCCGCGGGTGCGCACCGTCCCCAATCCGACCGGCCGCACCCCGGCCGGCCTGAACGCGGCGATCCGGGCCAGCCGCCACCCCGTGGTGGTCCGGGTCGACGGCCACGGACTGCTGACGCCCGGTTACATCGCCACCGCCGTCCGCCTGCTCGACGAGATGGACGCCGCCAACGTCGGCGGCATCATGCACGCCGAGGGCGAGACCGACTGGGAGCACGCCGTCGCCGCCGCGATGACCTCGAAGATCGGCGTCGGCAACGCGGCCTTCCACACCGGCGGCCTGGCCGGCCCCGCCGAGACGGTCTACCTCGGGGCGTTCCGCCGCGAGGTGCTGGAGCAGCAGGGCGGCTACAACGAGGAGTTCATCCGGGCCCAGGACTGGGAGCTCAACTACCGCATCCGCCAGGCCGGCGGCCTGGTCTGGTTCACCCCGCAGCTCCAGGTCACCTACCGGCCGCGGCCGAGCGTGCGCGCGCTGGCCAAGCAGTACAAGGACTACGGTCGTTGGCGCCGGGTGGTCACCCGCTACCACCGCGGCTCGGTCAACCTGCGCTACCTGGCCCCGCCGACCGCCCTGCTCGCCGTGCTGGCCGGCCTGGTGCTCGGCGCCGCGCTGCACCCGGCGTTCCTGCTGCTGCCGGCCGGCTACGCCGCGGCGATCGTCCTCGGCAGCCTGCGCAGCACCGGGCTGTCGTCCAAGCAGCACCTGCTGCTCCCGCTGGCCCTCGGCACCATGCACATGAGCTGGGGCTTCGGCTTCCTCACCTCCCCGCGCCGGCTGGCCCGCACGGTGATCGCCTCCACCGCGCCCGCCCCGATCGACCCGAAGCCCACCCCCACCCCCTGACGGGGCGTCGAGGACGGTCCCCGGAACCCCGGACGGGGACCGTCCCCCCGCACTAGGCTCGCGCCATGACGAGCAGCGCCCCCCGGATCGAGGCCACCGCCGACGTCGACCCGCGCGCCACCATCGGCCCCGGCAGCACC is part of the Kitasatospora cineracea genome and harbors:
- a CDS encoding glycosyltransferase family 2 protein; its protein translation is MNTKAAEELPAVSVIMPVLNEERHLRTAVRRILEQEYAGELEVVIALGPSADRTDAIAAELAAEDPRVRTVPNPTGRTPAGLNAAIRASRHPVVVRVDGHGLLTPGYIATAVRLLDEMDAANVGGIMHAEGETDWEHAVAAAMTSKIGVGNAAFHTGGLAGPAETVYLGAFRREVLEQQGGYNEEFIRAQDWELNYRIRQAGGLVWFTPQLQVTYRPRPSVRALAKQYKDYGRWRRVVTRYHRGSVNLRYLAPPTALLAVLAGLVLGAALHPAFLLLPAGYAAAIVLGSLRSTGLSSKQHLLLPLALGTMHMSWGFGFLTSPRRLARTVIASTAPAPIDPKPTPTP